Part of the Fundulus heteroclitus isolate FHET01 chromosome 20, MU-UCD_Fhet_4.1, whole genome shotgun sequence genome, CATCCAAGGCCTGTCGGAGAGCAGCTGGACTCCAGAGAGGGAAAAACCCATGACGAATCCTCGAGTTCAACCACAACACGGCCAACTAAATCCAAACAGAGCATCCGGACAGTGGGACGCAGCAGCACCTCCTGCTGCGGACACAAACCTCATGAAGGAAAAGATTGAATACCAGTCGAGGGGATTTGGAAAACCTCCTGGATATATCGGCCCTCCCCCCTACAACGGGCCTCCTGTGATGCACCACCGTGATGTTGGCTGGCAGCAGGTTGGTAAGACGCGAGCTGACTGGTCACAGCCAACACTCAGAAAACAGGATGTTCCAGTGGATTTGCAAACCAAGGGGGAGGCGGAGCAAGATGAGAGCAAAATCTACCCCGAAATGGAGGAACTGAAGTCCAGTAAACCAGACGGTGATGCCTTCCAGACAGCCAGTCCCATCGATGCGCAGACACCCGAAAGCGTGTTAGCTCAAGAACCACAAGCGGTTCAGAGCTCCAGTATGAGGAGGGACGAAATCTGTAAGGTGCTGGAAGGACGGAAGTTCAGCGTGAAGAAAAAGACGGGAGGGATGACCATATTCTGCCTGGTGTCTCGAATAGCAAGCCCCTCTGAAACCGCATCGTTACCCGTCTGCGCCTCCCAAACAAGCGTCCAAAGCACAGAAACGGATATATCAGAGCCCCGGCAGGACAGCAGCCAGATGAAGACGCTCGCTGATGACGTGGACTTAGGAGCACAGACGCTCAAAGAGCAGTCAGATAAAACGGCAATCAGATGCAGAGACAAGGTGATGCCTGAAGACAAGCTACCAAGCAGCGTTTTCCTGGAAGAATCCGGAGTTGAGGGAAGTGTCCCTGCATCTGTGCAGCCTGTGTTGATGAAATACCCTCTGTGGAGGGAGCCTGGCGCCAGCAGCAAGGCTGAAGCCGACAGCTCCGACCCAAACTGCTCGAAAGAGACGACGAGAAGCACCTCGAACCAGAATGAAGGTGGGGATGTGAGCAGCCACTCGACGGACAACGAACAGAAGAAACTGGACATCGCGGAGGACGCTGAGGACCTGAGAGGTCTGCTGGTGATAGACACCAGCTGTGTCGTCGTCAAAGTGGAGCTGATTCCTTCGCCGAAGAAGGAACACGTTCACTATTTAGGCTCCACAGCCAATGAAGAAAGCAGCTCGTCTGATTCGAACTCTCGGCTTTATCAAGACGTTACGGCTGATCCAAGCAACGAGACCCCAAGTGGGAACGAGGACCCCGACGCTGACCTGGATCCATCACTTTTGGAGAAACCGGAACACGAAGAGAGTGACGCTTCCCAGTCTGGTGGGCAGCCGTCTTTGCTCTCTGAGAGGGAAACTCTGCAGGAGCGCGCTGAAAGGATCCTCGGCATACCTCTGCAGGACGCCGCCGCCGAACAGCAAACTGAGGATGAAGAACCACCAATTGATCTTTGCAAGGAGAAGCAGATGGAGGAGGCTGGGAAACCTCCTTCTGAGCAAACTCTGGAGGATGCAACAGACCATGTAGAGGCTCTCCAAGCGGAGAAGGACAGAGATGACATTAGAAAGCAGGTAACAAACGAAGACGATCAGGAACAGCAAGCTACCTGAGACGACTGAAGACACCGAGCCCCAACTCAGAACAGACAACACTTCAactcaaaatgaaatgaagaaaGATAGTAAGGGGGAATCCACTTGTGGGGAACCTACAAATGAAGACCACGCCGTTGTTCTCAATAATCCCTCTTCACTTTCTCTGAATTCATCACCCTCAAGCATACAGGAAGGTCTTGATTGTGAACGGGAGGCACAAAGTGCAGATGCAGACCTTACTCCTCACCCCGATGCCTCACTTCCTCCTGTGCAACCACCTCCTCCTTCCCCTGAATCCCCACAACCTCCTTTGAGTTCCGGTCTCAGTGAAGAGCGTCTCCCAAGCCCTCCTCCTCTCGAAGTAATGTTTCTAGCAGCTGATGTGGAGCGTGGTGCCGAGCCCGTGGAGGACGAAGGTGAAACGTGGCGCTCGGCTGAAAGCGGGGTCAACGGCGAGTCCTCGGTTACAGAAATTAACAAAGTGTCACCGCATCAACACAACGAAGGTCACAAAAGCAACGATGCTCCTTGTGCTGCCGAGAAGCGACAAACAGATGAGGCTGATTCGACCAGAGCTGAAACTAGGTGTGAAGAGCTAAAGGACGTAGATCCTCAAGCAGCCGACGGGAATCTCTCTGATCCTCCAGTTCAGACAGGCGAGGAGAATGAAGACCACGTAGGAACGCGTGAAACGAAAGATGATTTGGAGGAGGATGGTTTGGGGAAGGTGGAAATCGATGCGACTCTGGAGATATCCCAAGCAAATGCAGGTCTGATCACGAGTCCCCAGGAACCAACACCAAGCAATGAGAGAGATACACACACTCAAACTCGACCACTGATGGACACTTTGCAAAACTCTCCGTCACAGGGTGAATGCCCTGATTATTCGTCTCTTTCACCTGCACCTTCAGGCAGTGAGGGCTCAAACAAGCTCCTAATCTTTGACTTTTCATCTCCCCCACAACAGCCAGACACAGAATCTGTTCCTCTAAATGTTGACATCGCTGCTGCTCCTGATAGCGTGGAAAATGTCTCCAATTGCTTTCACCTGGATTCACGTGAAGACTCCAGCCACTTGTCAACTTGTCTCCCCCAGGAGGAAGATGTCTCTCAGACGTcatctccacctgctgcacacAAGAAAGGATCCCAGCATCCAAAGTCCCTGGTGGACGTTGTAAATCGCATCAGGAAGCACACAGCGCCCGACTCGGAGAGCGAAGAGGAGGAAGTGAGTGAGCAGTGGGATCTGAGTTGTCTAGATGTGGGAGTGGACAAAATGTTTGAGGAGAACTTCTCTGAAGAGCTGCAGGTGTTTTTGAAGGACGGCGCTGAGACGGGGCAGGAGCACCAGGAGGACAGAGAGCCAGAGGGACACGCTGACGGAGATACTCTGTCCTGCAGCAGCCGCGTCTTTGAAAACGCGGTTGTAGTAGCGGGTGAAGAAACAAGGATCTCTGGTGAGGTGGAGAAAAAGGAGTCTGACAAGTCTGGAGTGGAGCTAGGATGCTCCAGGGAAGAAAAAGGTGAAGCCGAGTCGGAAGAAGGGGAAGATGAGGAGGAACTAGATATGTGTGGTTGTAGTGAGAAGTGTCCATTGGAGGTAGCTCAAAATGCCAGTCatttgttaaattaaactcaacAAACAGTGCCTTTGATGAAGTTTCCGCACCCCTAAAACTTCACATTTGTTCACACTACAGCCATCGACTTCTATATCTTCCATTGGGACCTCATGCGAGGCCAAATCAGCGCACACTAGAGAAGTAAGAGAATAATTACGTGTAGATacgttcaataaaaaaacaatatgacaTCCATTTGTACTTAGTGCCCCTAATTAAAAATCTGATGCAACCAGTTGCCATCAGAACTCATTACTGAATAGAGTCCACAGCTGATCTGTGAAGGCCTTGTTAGAGATCATGAGTGCACAAACGGCATCACGAACACGCAGAAActaacaaaatgttatttataaagcacattccACAGGTCaaaaaatgtgctttacaataagaacaaccataaaaaaaagaatataaaagcacaaaatgaaaaataaaagctgtacACATGTAAAATGTGGGTTTGTCCCCACTGGTATTAAAAATGTCCTGCAGAAATATCTCAGACAGAGAAAGGAGCCGTAGggctgctttattttaataatggCTCAACAACAGGACACAGGTCAGGGAGTAAGTTATAGAGATGATCCAAGCAGGTTTAGGTTACAAAACAATATCCTGAGCATTGGGATATTTTGAAAGTTGAATGAAAACGACGTATTGtatctaccaagacatggccgctCACTTAAACTGACAAGCTGGACAAACGCAGCGTCATAAATCCCACTTCAGTGGACGAGTGGCAAGAAGATGGAGGTTTTTCAAAGAAAGCCGTAAGAAGGACAACATTGCTAAACAGCAAGAACTGCAACAGACTAGCTTAGAGCCAAGCGTAACTTTCCACTGATAGAGTTactgtcaaagtccagaccaaaatccATCTAGGACCTGCAGTTGCAGCCAGATATAGTTCTACAAATTATTGACACACAGGGCCTGGatcctttttcttccacatcACAGTTATGGagtactttgtgttgctctctcccaaaaaaaaaagcccataaAAGGCACTGTAGTTGTAACACGTTAATGTGAAAGATTTCTAGGGGTACCGCATGCACACTCTTGCCAGTCACTATACAATGTCTGCATTGTATCCACATGCCAAAGTAATTTTAGACTTTTATATTTGATTGCTGTGTGACATTAACAGGAAATAGGACTGTTTGCTGAGGTTTAATTGTGTGGAGAATATTTTAACAAGAATCTAGCTGTTAGTTGGTGATGCAGGTTGATTatgttaaaaatcaaaaatgacCGTTTCTCTAGATATGcatttcccttttctttcttaTTAACCTCTTATTCTGCTGTTACtcattttgttgctgttttgccATTTCAGCTGTGGATAGCGCTGCTTTTCTTTACATATAGCCATCTACACAtctgtatttttgtgtgtgGTGAATAGGACCtcgtttctttttatttctgtatttgctGAGTTTCTGTAAAGTGTGTTAAGCTATGTTTTACTTTGAATCAAAAGTACTATAGAAATCGACCAGATGACAGGACTTCTCTAATTTATAACGACATTTAGACTTTCATTTTATTGTAGTTATTGGGAATGTACTGTGCTTTGAAACTGCATTTGCTGCCTtacaattttcattttttttgtcactctcAGATGTTTAAGATCATCAAATTGGTTTTCAAATCAAAGTTGACTTGAGTTGATATACAAGGATcgtgttgctttattttattaagagAGAAAAAGGCGATCCAAACCCTGTGTGGACAAAGTAAAGCTGATAGCTCTGTTAACGCTCTCATGGCCGCCATTACGGCTCAGTCTCTTTCTTCCTGTTGAATCATCAACACTGACCTGAGTTGAAGTAGTGAGACCTTTGCTACCTTAGATGTTCTGTTTGTGCCCTAATGTTTGAGTCAGCAATTCCCTCCTGTACTAATTTGGTCAGCGGACCGCTCCAAGGAAGGGTAACCGCAGTGTGGCATTTTCTCCAGATGTGGATAACGGCTGTCAATGAGGTTCCTTTCTGTCCTCAAAGCCTAAAAATATTGCTTTGTAAATCTTCTGTCACTGACATGTTTTACTTTAGTTTAGGTATGATTTAttcctacttcatgttgtcagacaggttctttTTAAGTGATTGCTTTATTGTACAGGTCAGGTAATAATCAGGCAACTAGTGAAACTGAACAATAACTTTGGCCAACGCCACAAAGAGCTCTCTGAGGATCACATTTCACTCACCCAGTTATAAACCCTTCCCCAGTCTTTGTTGCagctgcattttcttttctttgatgtAGTTTCCTCAATATTCTGGTGGGAGTGGTGACCTGGTGATTAGAGCCCCGGTTCAATTCCCGCAGACTGCCACgttggctccctgagcaagaccctcagccccagaatgctcccctgGCGCCACTCGGTGTGGCtggcagctcactgctcccAAAAGGAATGGATTAAATGCAGAAACGAATCCCatctctgtgggactataaaagATATATtctgttaaaacaaaaaggattttGATATTATCCTGGCGTGCATGTTGGTCTTGACGTGAGGCGCTGTTGCATATTGTGATTGTCAGCTGGCACAGCTCTAGTCTGTGATGACGACTGCGGCTCTGCTTTCTTTACATAAaacaagagaaaagaaaatagaataatcggcatttgaataattttttgacCTTTCAAAATTTGACCCAGCCAAACACGGGacattgtttcagtttttggGACAGgagtgcaaaaaaataaataaaaaatattcccACACAAGTCTGGTCACCCTCACAGACTATATGATGAAATACATTTGACATTCCCAGTAAAACTTTGTTTATTACCTTGTTTACTTCTCTTCTTGGTGTAGTTCTCGGATATAAAAATCAGAGAATTTGCCAGAAATAGCCGTTTGTGAAACAACTGACTAGTTCTGTCTAAAGTCTTGGAATAAAAAGGCTGAAGTCATGTTGATGTCATAGAAATATATTTGAAGAGAAAACAGATTCAGGGATAGTAGAAAGTACAAATGTAGAAATTTCTGGACACATTGAAatgattttctttcaaataCGAAGTCAGAACACgtaatttttgttcttttaacacCAACATTTCATTCTTACAATTTTTTGACAGATCGCTCGAGTGAAGTAACAAGATTTTAGTTTGGTTAAGCTGATGTGGAAACTAAACTGGAATAAAGATGCACATGGTCACATTTAACTTAACCTTAGAAATATTACAAAAGcagatgttttttaatgttctaaCATAATGGCAAATAATATGCatgtaaacaaattaaataagctAATTCTATAATTTGTATTTGTTACAGCTAACCCACCTATTCAGCACTTTGAGGATACTTTTTTGCTATAGAGAAGCAACTGAGAAACTTCATGGTGTTCAGGTAGATAAAGAGTTTACACATAACGGACAATGAAACATCAGTCAAAGTTAGAAACGTTAATAGCATTTCTATTACTTGGATGTAAATGGACTCTAGTGTTCAACAATCCtgatgaaaatatgttttaatcgGACTTCtgtaaacatttgtctttttttaatttgagcCACTATATGCCATTAACTACCAATTAATCTTTATagtaaaaagataaagaaactgaaacatAACCACATTTCTCCTGTTAAGAGATTAAATAAACTTGAAGGTTGTCTTCTAATGCAAACTGTTTGAAATTTTGACCCGATAGTTTTTGTATAATCTGGATTACAAACACACATAACAATTGTAGGCAATAaacactgctaaaaaaaaaatcaataaagggaacacttaaagaacacaatgtaactccaagtcaatcacacttctgtgaaatcaaactatCCACTTAAGAAtcaacactgattgacaatcagTTTCAGCTGCTGTGGTGTAAATGGAATAAAGGAGAGGTtgtgcaggtggtgaccacagaccacttctcagttcctctgctttctggctgttttgctcacttttgaatgctggcggtgctttcactctagtggtagcatgagacggagtctacaacccacacaagtggctcaggtagtgcagctcatccaggatggcaggaaggtttgctgtgtctgtcagcgtagtgtccagagcatggaggcactaccaggagacaggtcggtacatcaggagacgtgaaggaggctgcaggagggcaacaaccctgcagcaggaccactACCTTCACATTTGtgaaaggaggaagaggaggagcagttAGAGCCCTGCAAcaagacctccagcaggccacactgtgcatgtgtctgctcaaacgatcagaaacagactccatgatgGAGGTATGAGGGGCTGACGTCCACACGTGGGGGTTATAATTACAGCCCAACACCAAGCAGGATGTTTGGATttaccagagaacaccaagattggcaaattGGCCACTGGCATCCTGAGCTCTTCACAGATggaagcaggttcacactgagcacatgttGCAGACGTGATAGAGTCTGGAGACgccgtggagaacgttctgctgcctgcagcaTCCTCCATCATGACTGGTgtggcagtgggtcagtaacGGTGTGGAGTGGCATTTCTTTGTGGGGctgcacagccctccatgtgctcaccacaggtagtctgactgccattaggtacagagataAGATCCTCAGACCCACTGTGGGACCATATGCTGGCgcggttggccctgggttcctcctaatgctagacctcatgtgtctggagtgtgtcagcagttcctgtaaGACGAAGGTattgatgctatggaccggTCCGcctgttccccagacctgaatccagttgagcacatctgggacatcatgtctcgctccatccaccaacgccaTGCTGCACAACAGACTATCCAGGAGGTGGCAGATGcattagtccaggtctgggaggagatccctcaggagaccatacaccacctcatcaggagcatgcccaggcgTTCTAGGGAGGTCCTACAGGCACGTGGAGGCCACACATGCTACTAAGCCTCATTGTTTTGAGGACAATGTTTGACTTGTTTtgaggacattacatcaaagttggatctgCCTGTAGTTTGTTTGTTACACTTTAATTTTGTATGTGGCTCCAAGTCCAGACCTCCATGGTTTAATAAGTTTGATCTCCAATGATACTTTTTGTGGGATTTttaattcattcagatctagcaggtgttattttagtgttccctttatttttgagcagtgtgtgtgtgtcttcatatAGCCTACGGTGAAGCAGGCTAAAGGTCCAAGGTTTAGGCTGCAGTCTGGGCATCCGGTCgttgaaatgtaataaatattacTGCACCTTTTATGTCAAGCTGTGATTCCCCATCAAATAGTGTTTGCCCTGCAACTCTGAACCCCCCCTAGAGAGcaaaatacctacatgctggtCCCAGGGCTCGTAAATGACAGCTGCACCCGCGCCATAAGGGAACCTAACATGTTGTGCAAATGGTGTTCAACAACGTATTGTCTTAAGTTGTgacaaataattttgttttaacctttttaaacatttcttttggTGGTCCCTCAGGCTAATCAATGTTTCCAATGTCAGCGAAGTGCTTTAACAATGAAGCAGGAAACACAACCAATCCCAATTCAAGTGAAACATTTCAAGATaacattgagtttttttttgttttttttacatcccaAATTATAACTACTGTTTGTATGCTTTTCTTTCGCCTCACTAAGATGAGTCAAACATCTGAACTAGTTGGAGGCGACCTTACTGGAAAGGCGGTTCAATACGGTAATTGTTAATGTTCACAGTTGGAGAGAGAAGTATTAGATGggtgaaaaaagacaaagaaaattgtGAACAAATATAACAAACTGTACATGAGTGGGTAACTGAACAGAACGGCATAATTAGGCCAAAAGTGCTCCTAAATTCTCTGTGATCTTATAGAAAAAGATTTGTTTACATCTCGAGGCAATGTCATGAGACAGTACAGCACCAAATGTTCCTGTGTGTGTCAGAGATCGCAGCTCTGACGAGAGAACATCAAAGTTCGTCATGAGGAATGTTTAAGGCGTGGTCACAAAGGTCTGAAaagcacataaaaaataaataaatgaataaaaaaaaacatcactcttACACAAACATACTGCACTACAACTTAAGAGAGGGAAGCAAGAGCAATGGTGAACATACCTGTCCTTTTACTGCAGAGTTTGTCTTTGACATTATCCGTTTCATGAGCGAAGAATTCGATAATTTCATCTTCGTGATGTTCAGCAATTGTCTCAcacttgaggggaaaaaaaaaagtaaaaaataataagagcAGAGCTTTTAGTCAGTGCGTCAATCTGATCTGTTTCCTTGTTAAAAAGGAGCAATAGgcataatttcaatattttagatactaaagaaataatgatgtgaagaactaacggtattttttttttttagatggactatatTATGACATCACAACATTTCtcgtgttgttctccagtctgttGTTTACGAagccacacatcttgtttttggCCTACAGACTGCTCAGCAGCCaacctagtggtgaaatgttGCTTAATGCTCCTTCTAATAAAGAATAATTGAAATGAAGCCCATaaatattatttgtttaaaagcttgttttaaattattagatTTTGaagaatacataaaaaaaaaaaaaaaaaaaactgtactcaCAGCGAATTTCAAACTGGATGTGACTCTAGAGTCAAACGTCGCCTCTGAGACGTCCATGGCCTCACCGTTCCGAGACTTGATTCTGATGTAGGACTTCCTGTTGGTGGACGGATCGGTGCGCTCGCCATAGTCCTCCATCCTGTCGCACACGCTCTCCATCAACTCCAGGAGGTTTCCCTCAGAGCGTGCTAAAGGAACCTGAAAAGCAcacacggacacacacacataaaacatttacagaccAACCACAAAGGGCATGGCCCCAGCTAGAAGAGCACAATATATCCACCCTGAAggccagttttttttgtttttgtttttttaaacctgttttGGATCCCAAAGGACTGCTTGGATGAAATATTAGGtaggattttatatttaaagtgccACGCAGTCACCCTGtacatattaataatatatttgaCCAGTTAGATGGACTCAAACTGAACTCAGTGCCCACTCCTGATGCATCTCTTTAGTGGCTGAGATACTAAAGCTCATGGGAGGAGGTGGGGACATTATATGAtagtaaataaagaaaagtattGGGAGAAGTTGGCTTGATTGTCATCGTCATTTTCAGGAATGGGTCATCACTAAATATCCCTGTAAAGCagggggtcaccaacctttttgagaCTGAGACATTGGTGTTGTCTGTGAGGGTGAATCAAAGTTTGTCTTAactttatataaaatgtttcaagctttgttatagataaaaatcaataaaaaatgcaagtgtgaataaagaggaagagtaacggaataaaatgtctttttagatgcagctcactggcggATTGTGCTgatttttagaacaggctcgtgggcaccatgttggtgacctcTGCTGTAAAGTAATTCCATATTATGCCGGTTTTACGGGTTCTCCCTCTGCTgttaccataaaaaaaaactaaactttaaaagcagaatGAAAGGCCTTGCAGTGATTCACATCGCTTAAACATTGCCCACATTCTGTATCGTTAGGTGAACCAGCTtctatgtgttttattgggattttatgcgatggaccaacacaaagagtAATTTAAGTGATGCAAAGTTTTAAAACCTAAACTTTTTTGACagctttaaataagaaaaaacaccAAATTGTAGACCAAaactactgctgcaccttacACTGATCAAACAATCTGCGCACTAACACACGGAGATGCTTCTAATGCTTATTAGAAGAACTTAAATGCAGGACCCAAATAACTagc contains:
- the cnpy2 gene encoding protein canopy homolog 2, which encodes MREAALLLTSCVVVCLLLGHSRAARQGQDIRCGACRALVDEMDWAISQVDPKKMIQTGSFRINPDGSQSIREVPLARSEGNLLELMESVCDRMEDYGERTDPSTNRKSYIRIKSRNGEAMDVSEATFDSRVTSSLKFACETIAEHHEDEIIEFFAHETDNVKDKLCSKRTDLCDHALNIPHDEL
- the si:ch211-159e12.5 gene encoding uncharacterized protein si:ch211-159e12.5, encoding MEYWLENQGQHQLYSRFGTLPGRNCAHNYHDRQQPAYNTLCYGEQRDQGRATSNWTVPGSRAGGALQEYTHWAEPELPSSPSPHFPFVLHRHNQRHQDLGEYRQHDPRDRERRAPHGAVRDHDRGSLRDPWPKRWDQSQPSCYRDAPAKRNDSSYRELEAWAARYSHSLPRRRRLEAELQQAIQGLSESSWTPEREKPMTNPRVQPQHGQLNPNRASGQWDAAAPPAADTNLMKEKIEYQSRGFGKPPGYIGPPPYNGPPVMHHRDVGWQQVGKTRADWSQPTLRKQDVPVDLQTKGEAEQDESKIYPEMEELKSSKPDGDAFQTASPIDAQTPESVLAQEPQAVQSSSMRRDEICKVLEGRKFSVKKKTGGMTIFCLVSRIASPSETASLPVCASQTSVQSTETDISEPRQDSSQMKTLADDVDLGAQTLKEQSDKTAIRCRDKVMPEDKLPSSVFLEESGVEGSVPASVQPVLMKYPLWREPGASSKAEADSSDPNCSKETTRSTSNQNEGGDVSSHSTDNEQKKLDIAEDAEDLRGLLVIDTSCVVVKVELIPSPKKEHVHYLGSTANEESSSSDSNSRLYQDVTADPSNETPSGNEDPDADLDPSLLEKPEHEESDASQSGGQPSLLSERETLQERAERILGIPLQDAAAEQQTEDEEPPIDLCKEKQMEEAGKPPSEQTLEDATDHVEALQAEKDRDDIRKQVTNEDDQEQQAT